The genomic stretch GCATTAAGGCTTTGACCACCTACATCACCCATATTCGCATCTATCCGGATACCCCATTGGTCAGCTATATCTGCATATGCAGCGTAGCCGTCAACCTCAACCCATGCACCTTTAGGCATTAGACTTGTAAACTTCGTCCAGGTTAATGCCTGGCCTCCATCGATAGGGGCGAACCGAAAGTAGTTGATTAACACACGATCTCCTAGATACTTGATCTCGATACCCTTACCATCTAGTTCTACCCCTGACTTCCATAGGACTTCTTCCCACCAGTGATAGTCGGTTCTACCCTCTGAAGCTGTAATCACGTCAAACTCCGCTTCTGCGGCAAATGCTGTAACATACATGCTCAGTAACATCATAGCAACTAGGATCAATCCCGTTTTCTTCACCGTTTCGGTCCCCCTTTGGCCAGAATATCCCATTTCAAATACGACGCCTTACACCTAATCAACTAGCCGCAGCCCAACACGACTTACAGCGTCTACTGCTCTGATACTAATATAGATACTATAGGTACCCGTCAGCCCGGGATAGAAACTAACATTGGGCAACTGCTCCATGTTTGTGTGGGCGGCCAGGCTTTGGCCACCTGTAGCACCCATATTGGCATCTGTTCGTATCCCCCATTTGTCGGTAATACCCACATAGGCCTGGGAGCCGTCTGCTTCAATCAATGCTTCTGCCGGGAGAAGACTCGTAAACTTTGTCCAGATTATTGGTTCAGTACCATCATCAGGAACGAACTTGAAGTAGTTGATTAACAGGCGATCTCCTAGATACTTAAGTTCAATGCCTTTGCCATCAAGTTTTACTCCTGACTTCCACAACATCTCCTCCCACCAATGGTATGTAGCTGTACCCTCTGGAGCCGTCATCACATCAAAATCTGCTTCTGCAGCAAACGCAGTTATGTGTACACTAAGCACCAATAACGCAACGATCATTAATACAGCCTTTTTCATAGTCATTATTCCTCCCTTTAGGTCGTGCATTTGATTTCACTACCAAATGTTACTCGGAATCGATCATTCTTAATCCAAAACAGCTTACCGCGTCTACTGCCCGGACATTGACGTAGATGTTGTACTTACCTGTTAATCCGGGATTGAAGGTAAGGTTGGGTAATGGCTGCATATTCGCATGGGCAGTGAGACTCTGTTCACCTGTAGCACCCATATTCGCATCAATTCGTATGCCCCATTTGTCGGTAATACCTACATAGACCTGGGAGCCATCGGCTTCGATCAATGCTTCTGCCGGATGAAGACTCACAAAGTCAGTCCAAATCACCGGTTCTGTACCATCAACAGGCACAAACTTGAAGTAATTGATCAGCACACGGTCACCTGTGTACTTAATCTCAATGGATTTGTTGTCTAGCTCAACACCGCTTTTCCATAGAACATCCTCCCACCAATGGCGGGTAGGTTGGCCGAAGGGAGCCGTAATTAGTTCGAACTCAGGTCCGTCAATTCCTTCATCAAGATGGAAACACCCACCAATGGCCAATACAGCAAGCAGAACCGCACCATACTTCCAAATAGATTGCATACCTAATGTTACCTCCTCTTCATCTTGTTACTGACCGTGACTCCCCACGTGTAATTCACTTTTGAGTACAGAACCGAAAGCCACTAACCATCCTCCGCCTTTGGTCCCCATACTCAGTCTAGAAACCCTAACCCCCTTCCATCAACTCCGGTCGTTCTTACTCGTATAACCTAGAGCGTAATTTGATGCCATAGTAAGTTAACAACCATCCACAGTCTGATGATATGTAACGTAGTCCAATCCATATCATCGTAGATCTGATGAATGGATTATTGTATTTCTCATTATAATGTTTGATACTACGATTGTCAAGAGCTTCTTCTTAACCCGGTTCCCACCAGTACGCAGTGCTTTATCGGCTGTGTAACTGTAATCAAGACCGAAAAATAATCATAAACCCTTTTTGGATATTTGGCAATATTCAGTCCGGCAATATCGACATCGCTTCTTTTATCAGGGTGGAGGAATACTGTTAGCGCACATTATGTTGGGCTGTGGGATATGCGGTGATGAACCACCTTCCGAGAGAAGAAAATGAAAGGCGCCTATCAGGTCATTTGCGCTGTGCGGGTAGCTGTGCGACTGTTCTATGGCAGAAGGAACATGGCCCGATAGCATCTGAGCGGAATCCGTACGAACGGCCAAACGGTCTTTCTCAACAGTCAAAAGCTCTTCCGCCACATTCTAAGCAACAACGCTTGAAATTGTGCCTTTGTATATATCTAATCCGACATAGAGGGTAGAATATCTATAGGGTCAGCCTCCTCGTGTGTAGCTCTGGTCTAACTACTTGTTTTTGCTGAGGATAGTCAAGTCCAACCTACGTTCTGGCGAATGGGGCTGGCCCTGCCAGTAATCTATTGTATGGATTTTAACCGTTCAGTATAGGAATACGGAATTAGCTGCCGTAGAGTAGTTTCTTTGTACGCCTCTTCATCGTGGGATATCATACTTAGCGTTTTTGCGGATTCCTCACAAAGGCTGTAACCACATCGTGCAGGATCTCTAGTTCGTCTGCATCAAACACGCTCGCGTCAAACTGATCACTCGTCACCATAGCTTCATCTTCATAGTTACCGAAATAGCATACTTCGGTATCCACTACGCCAGTCTCCTATAAGTAGGCAAGCACGGTATCATGGTTCAATGGTGTTGGTCCGTAATCATGGGGAACCGGTCAATACAGACTCCTTAACCCAACCTGGCTGTAGGTTTCAAGCTTGTACCAGAGCAGCTAGTGGATTTCCATAGGGAGGCGGTATGTTAGATTATCTGGTCAGAAAACACTAAAGATCCAACCATGCAGCTGTTATGTTTGGCCGGATCTTCATGATAGTTCCGTTCTAGATGTCATATGCCGTCCTGATCTGTCCACAACCGTAAGCTAACCATGTAGACTAATTCTTGAATCTTTCCTAGTCTGCGTCCGGCAAGAGGACAGCCGTTTCATGTTCGTCATCCACCGTATTCATCATTTACGCGTTGCCCGAATTGCTATTGCTCCATCGAGACCCACTTTAGGCCCCTAATGTATCTTCCTTTAGTTCCTCATTAAACCAAGCGAAGTGCTTTGTTAACGCCTTCGTTGCTCCCGCAAGGTCCCCTTGTGCTAAAGCACTAGTGATCTCACGGTGTTCATCTAGGATCCGCCTTTGCTTATCCGCATAATACTTTAGGCCGTATACCCTCTCGCTCTGCACGAAGAAGTCCCCCACCACTGAGACAAATCTCTGGGTTACTTCACTATCTACACAGCGGAATAAAGTTTCGTGAAACCGAACATCTTCAGCCACAAAATCCTGTTCTGTACTACTGATGGCAGCCTCCATTTCTTGGAGTCTCTTTTCTAAACTCGCTACCGTCCTTGCCCGGAGCTTTTCATTCCCACCGATGTACTGTACTAGTCCTAGTTCCAAGATCAAACGCAGTTGATGCAATTCCCGCAGTCCATCGGGGCTGAAATACAAGCCATAGGCCATATTATCAATAAACTGGATGGGATCTACGTTCTTTACGACTGTTCCTTCCCGTCTACGGATCTCCACAACACCGAGCACAGAAAGACTCTTCACCGCTTCCCGCACAGATGACCTGCCTACACCAAACATCTCGGCAAGTTCATCTTCTGACGGCAACTTGTCCCCAGGTTGAAGATTCTGTTGAATAATGTATTTACGTAGATTCTCCGCCACCTGTTCATACAGGGGACGCCTTTCAATGGCAAGTATGTCACTTTTCAATTGCAACCCCGCCTCTTTCATAGATCTGATCAATCCAATAGCCAGCTCAATTATATAACAATACACCAAATTGTCAAATCAATCCATAGCATCTGCAGATGCGCTCCTAACCACAAAGAGCGATCCCTGCTCTCCCACTGTCTTCTGTCTGAGAAGCGACTACTTGCTTTGGGCTCTTTCTTTCCCCAGCTGCAACGCAGGGACTAGACGATTAATACAAGGCACATATGTACCACCCATATCGCTAATCTTATATCTGATCAATCGTGACATCGTATGTATCAATTGTAATTGGTCATGTAGGGATTGTCAAACCATCGCGACCACCATTTTTGCAGCGATCCAATAAAGCCATCCTGAATAAGGCCTTGCATACCAACGGTTCCGGGGATCCTCTTCGTCGAGTTGTTTGATCAGCACTTCCGCAATTGGGATGGGAACAACCGGCTAAAACATAGTGCTGATGCACAGTAATACTAAATCATGACACGGATAGACCCTTTAGACCAAGGATTCACAACAAATCCAATAGATCGATCCGCACGAATTGCCCGATAACGACCGCATATACCGGTATCGAAACCTATTCCTATCGGTGCTCTAGCGCTCACCTAGGTTCCCATAAAAGGTCTGATGTGCGCCAAAGCCCGGGTAAGACCTTCCTTTCCTGGAATCGTTCCTCCGTGCTCAATGGAAAGGAAGCCTGGAAAGTCCATCTTCTTAAGTGCTGCAACAATCTCTTTAGTGGGCACTATTCCTTCACCCACAATTACCTCCTTGTAAAAGTAACCAGATCGGTACGGCACGGGAAACACACCAACGATGGGATCATCTACAATATTCCAGTCTTTCAAATGTACATGTACCATCCTAGAAGATAAACGCTCCAAGGCCTCTAAGGGTTCTTGTCCTGCCAGAGAAAAATTGCCCTCATCATAAGTGAACCAAGAGTCGGGAGCCTTGCGGAGAACTCCTCTATCTGCTCAACACGACCCCGGAAGTCGGCGCGGGCCCCAAAGTCACTGACTGTGCGTGGCCCAGAGCTACCACTTCCTCAAGTACTGCTTGCCATCTTAAAGTCCGACCTACTTCCATTCAGGAAGTCCCCAAGCAAATTGAGCAGTAGCCGCCATACCCAGATGGAACATGACGGGTACATAATTGTACCAGGCTGTGGTGATGACTCCCTCTGCACCCGCCACTAGGCATCGCTCACACACCGTCTTGATATTCGGTATGAATCTCCAGTAATTGGGTAACGTATGGTAGCAATCTCCATTGCCTAGAGTAGTGGGCGCTCCAATGACCTTGAATCCCTTATCCTGGTAAAACTCAAGGTAGGGATACCCCTTAATTCGTTTGGGAAACTCCTCCCCGAGATAGGGACCATATACTGAAAGGAAGTCCTCCCCTAAGCTTTCCTCTAGGGGTACGGCTGTACCAAAATTCTTCATCATGGTCCTTTCAAGATCGGAGAGCTCATCATTCCAAGTAGAGTCCCAACCTTTATCGTAAATAGTAACCGGTTTTCCGCTTCTATCATATCTGGCAATGAAGTATGGACTACTCTTACTGGTGGTCCAGTACTCCCAGTACATAATAATAATATTCCGATCCAGATCATCTAGGGCCTCAGGATGAGAACAGAGCATATCATCCCAGATTATTGGTGTAACATCTCTGTCTTTAAGCCATTGACTCACCCTGTTTATGTAGTCCACATACAGCCTACTTACACCCCTTCTTTCTACCTCTTCCTTACACCTTGGGCAAGTGCCCATACGCCGGGCCTCATCGCCCCCGATATGGAAGTGCTTGATGCCAGGATGAAGGGATAAGACCTCCTCGGCGAGCTCTGCAAAGATCCTGAAGGAATCAGGATGCAGGGGGCACACCTGATCTTTATGAACCTCTTCTTCCCGGATGCAAGCATAGTGATCATGTTGTAGAAGATAATCCAGATGCCCGATGGACTGTTGCAGGGGAATGACATCTAGGCCATTAGCTTTAGCTATTCCCAGTAGCTCGGTTACATTATCGGTAGAAAGAGCCGTAGGAGCCTTGATCCGAGCATGCTTCTGGTATGGAAAACGGTTGGAATACTCAAAGAGTATGGTATTCAGTCTTAACTTTGCGGCATTGTTCAACACATATCTAGCCTCATCCATATCCATCTGCCGAAAACTATCAAAGTTTATGTGAAACCCCCTCATCTTTAAGGAAGGAGCATCCTCTATCTTTGCCTGCGGGAACCGACCATCAGGGGAAAACTGGAACAGGGTCTTTAACGCATGTCCTAATCCCACCTGGCTACCTGCAACCACTTTTAGGTTCTCTTGCTCAATGGAAACTTCATAGGCCTCTGGATTCATTACCCCTAAGCTTAGGGTTACATTCTTATCTTGGACCGTTGGGGACAAGCGAAAGGTATCGATCCACTCCTGTCGAATTTGTGCATCTCCGCCAATTAAGCCCCAGCCTTCTCCTAGTTCGACGTGTCCTTCGCTTTGGACTACCTTTGCTGGCCGAGGTACCACCCGATCCCAATGACTTTTAATTGTTATAAACACATTGACTCTCTCCTCGCCATGAACTAAAACTAGCCGCCTTAAGCAGCACCTGATTCATTGGACCCAACTTCTAACCTTGAAGAACTAGGTGCTTCCCCACCGTTTAAAGGAGCGCACCCTATTACTGTAGCTCGGTATTCGAGGAACATACTCATTCCTCTTGTCATTTCTTCTACTGCACTTTCCAGACTAAACGGCCCTGTATCCGTTTTCTACCGAGGGCTTAGGGCCCCTTTTCTCTTCTTTAGCTGTAAAAGAAAGGGTCTTGTGTATAAACGGTAATCGCCCATTTGGGGATTATCAAACCATTATGAAAAGTATCTTTTGATGGGGACTTACCGGGTTCTGATACCAAGAACCCGGTAAACTCAAAGGAATAGTATACGTCTTTGAACTACTTACCCCCGTTTGCTAGCAAAGCCGCCCGGGTCAATTGGTACCAGTCCCCATCCTTCGGGTAGTTGTTATAGGCCTTAAAGAAAGACAGGTTCGCATCATCGACGTTCATCTTCAGAGTCTGCAAAAGTGCATAATCGTTCAAGGACTCTGCAAAGACCTCCCAACGAAGGGAACTAACCGGACCATTAGCACCAGGATAAACCACAAAGGTATCCCCATAGGCCCAAAGTGGCCAGGCTTCCCCATCCAATACGTGATAGGGATCAATTAACTGGGTTGTGGACCGCTTGTACCAGTAGTTATAGCCCCAATGGAGGAATCCTAGGGACTCGAATCGGTAAAACAGCCAGCCAGCCCCGCGGATTTGGGCTAGGGGTGTATCTAGCAGTCGGTTCAGAAATGGTCCCCGGGGTCCACAACAGAAATAGTCCCAGCGGGCAATACCCTTCTCGTAGAATTTCTTCGATGTGCTGATACTAGCTACGGGAATATCCGTTAATCCTGATTCGGCAAAGGAAAGCTGACTTAATGCATCCATCACTTTCATCCAGGGAGCAAGCTCAGCTAAGATATGTCGCGCCTTTTTGTAATTGGGTAAGTGCTGTTGGTGCGGTTCATCGGACAGATGAAAGAAGGAGCGATCCATAATTCCTTCTTCATTAAGGAAGCGCTCAAAACTAGGCAAGAACTGCGAGAGAAACCCTGTATATACCTCGGAGTCTGCTGCAGTATCCGGCGGCCACAGTAATCGATCCTCATATACGCCATCGTAGTTTTCATAG from Limnochordia bacterium encodes the following:
- a CDS encoding family 20 glycosylhydrolase translates to MFITIKSHWDRVVPRPAKVVQSEGHVELGEGWGLIGGDAQIRQEWIDTFRLSPTVQDKNVTLSLGVMNPEAYEVSIEQENLKVVAGSQVGLGHALKTLFQFSPDGRFPQAKIEDAPSLKMRGFHINFDSFRQMDMDEARYVLNNAAKLRLNTILFEYSNRFPYQKHARIKAPTALSTDNVTELLGIAKANGLDVIPLQQSIGHLDYLLQHDHYACIREEEVHKDQVCPLHPDSFRIFAELAEEVLSLHPGIKHFHIGGDEARRMGTCPRCKEEVERRGVSRLYVDYINRVSQWLKDRDVTPIIWDDMLCSHPEALDDLDRNIIIMYWEYWTTSKSSPYFIARYDRSGKPVTIYDKGWDSTWNDELSDLERTMMKNFGTAVPLEESLGEDFLSVYGPYLGEEFPKRIKGYPYLEFYQDKGFKVIGAPTTLGNGDCYHTLPNYWRFIPNIKTVCERCLVAGAEGVITTAWYNYVPVMFHLGMAATAQFAWGLPEWK
- a CDS encoding TIM barrel protein, whose amino-acid sequence is MERLSSRMVHVHLKDWNIVDDPIVGVFPVPYRSGYFYKEVIVGEGIVPTKEIVAALKKMDFPGFLSIEHGGTIPGKEGLTRALAHIRPFMGT
- a CDS encoding FadR family transcriptional regulator; the encoded protein is MKSDILAIERRPLYEQVAENLRKYIIQQNLQPGDKLPSEDELAEMFGVGRSSVREAVKSLSVLGVVEIRRREGTVVKNVDPIQFIDNMAYGLYFSPDGLRELHQLRLILELGLVQYIGGNEKLRARTVASLEKRLQEMEAAISSTEQDFVAEDVRFHETLFRCVDSEVTQRFVSVVGDFFVQSERVYGLKYYADKQRRILDEHREITSALAQGDLAGATKALTKHFAWFNEELKEDTLGA